GCAACTTCAAACAATTGCAAGAATACATTCTCTTGCAATTGTAAGGGTGGATCTTCTAAATCGGGTAGATGTTTCAGTAAAAATAGCCACTTATCAAAATGGTCATTTAGTTGATCAATTGTCTTTTTAAAATTTGGTAATTCCAGATAAATAGACTTTAGTTTCTCGTAGAAAACCTTACAAATTTGATCTTTTAGTTCAACGACATGTAAAAAACTATCATCGTTTTTATCTTCATCAAAAATAAAGTCTAAAATGCCGATGGTATAGATTGGCTCTAACTTATAATTCCAACTGCCTTTTTGTGATTGTTCTTGAATGGGAAAAGAGGCGTAGTAAATGCTGCGATCTTTAAAGTAATTATGCTTGGCTTTCTGCATTTCAACAATGAACTTCTCGCCTTTTTCACTTTCGCAGTAAAGATCGAAGACGGCTTTGCGATCAATGGGCGTATTGCCAAGATTTTCGGTGCTACGATAGATAAGATCTTTGACTCGATGTTGAGATGGTAGTATTACATTAACTGAGATCTTGCACCATTCCTAAAAGAGTTAAGTGGGAATGGGTTTGAGAATAATTTCAAAGCCATGACGAGCAGCAATATCGGCACTAATTTGAAGATACCTGAGAAGTTTCAACCAAAGGACAGAAGGGAATAAAACTGAAAGAGTTAAATCACAAGTAGCTTTCCAGTCCAAGATGGGAGGAATCGACCATTGATCAATCCAATGAGCCAAAAGATAAGAAAGCAGAGAGAGGATAAGCCAACGATAAACACCAAGTTTTGTCGATTGCCCAAAACAATGCAAGCCAAAGCGATGTTTGATGGTTTTGAAGAATCCCTCAATTGCCCAACGCTTACGCCCTAACATCACCAGATAAGCACCAGAATAAGGATGAGAAGAGACAACAAAACGTAACTCCCGTTTACTATCGGCTCTTTTGAGCCAGAACCAAGAGATCGTCAAAGGCTGAGTTAGCCCTTCTAGCAAAATTTGTTGTCCACGTTTGCCATGACGATAAAGTTGTTTGACGGTGCGTCCATCTTGAAGTTTACGATTGTTGCGGACACCGACAACGATGCGCCAAGACTTGGCTCGGACTGCATTGAAAAACTTCACTGTACTAAACTCAGTATCGGCAAGGACAATCACAGTCCTGCCTTGGGTTAGTTGCTTGGGGACTGTCCTCAATAACTTACAAGCTAACTCAGAGGGACTGGGGTATCCTTTACCTCGCCATACTCTAAAACTCCATGGCACGCGCCACTCTCCATAGACCAGATACAGTACAACCAGATGTAGTCCTCGCTTGCCGTTTAGTATTCTCACCCATGGGTCGGGTTCATCTTTGGTGGGATTACTCAAATGTAGAAACTTGCCACATTTTTCTAGGGTCGTCAAGTCTATCAGTATCTTTAATGGCACTTGTTTCGATGGACGATGCTTGGCGATTTGTCCCAAAATAGCCTGACGTGTCGCTCGAATTAGTCCTCTTGTTGACCAGTTATAGTGGTTGAGAAATCGACTCAACGCACTCGCTGATTTTATCTGTGTATGTTCTGGATAGGGATGTCCTTGTGCTTCGAGGAATAGTCCCAATATTGCATTGAGACTTGCTTTTTGATACACACTTGGCATCAAACACAGAAGGCTATAAACTAGCCCTTGGGCGTGCTTAACGATGCTTTCCATGATCGTTATTTAATTTACTACTACGCCCTTTTTTTCACATTTTTGCTCTTTCTGCAACCCCTTTTCTTGAATGGTGCAAGATCTCAGTTAAGGAAGTCAATCAATAGATTTTTATTTGGCTCTGTTCCAAATAGTCGCTTGAAGCCAAAGTCGGTGAGTGGGTTGATGTAGCGATCGCCGCTAAGACGTGGATAAAACATGGTTAACCATTTGTTGATGGGAGCTATGGCTCAGCACTATTTTAACAGATCCCAAAACTCGCGCTCTCGTCTTTACTCTCATCAATCAGCGATCGCCACCCACACCATCAAACAGCGAATCTTTGGTTAGCTTGTCCTATTTGTAATAGTCATAAAGCTGGCAAGATTGAGGCGATCAATCTATTTACGGATGAGGTTGTAGCGCTATTCAATCCGCGTACTCAAGTTTGGGTGGAGCATTTTACTTGGACTGAGAATGATATTGGTATTCTCGGTAAGATTCCAACGGAATAGGCAAAGGTGAGGGTTTTGAGCTAATGAGCAGTTTGATTATGTATGATGGAATTGATAAGTCAAGTTGAATTTTTAGAAAATATGAAAGAACAAGATTTGTTGAATCGGATCTGCGCTAGTCCTAGAGTGATGGTGGGGAAGCCAGTCATTAGAGGGAATCGGTTATCTGTTGAATACATTCTAAATCTGCTGGCTCATGGTGCAACGGTGACGGAGATTTTGGATGAGTATGAAGGTTTGGTTGAGGCGGATATAAGGGCTTGTTTGATTAAATAACTGGCTGGACGGTCAGCTTATATCCAAGCGCTTTAGCAACTTTTGTCACTGTCGCAAAACTAGGATTACCATCAGGGGATAATGCCTTGTATAGCCCCTCTCTTGTTAAGCCTGATTCTTTTGCTAACTGAGTCATGTTCTTGGCGCGAGCGATAACACTAAATGCATGGATGATCACGTTAGGAG
This genomic stretch from Pseudanabaena galeata CCNP1313 harbors:
- a CDS encoding Rpn family recombination-promoting nuclease/putative transposase codes for the protein MSVNVILPSQHRVKDLIYRSTENLGNTPIDRKAVFDLYCESEKGEKFIVEMQKAKHNYFKDRSIYYASFPIQEQSQKGSWNYKLEPIYTIGILDFIFDEDKNDDSFLHVVELKDQICKVFYEKLKSIYLELPNFKKTIDQLNDHFDKWLFLLKHLPDLEDPPLQLQENVFLQLFEVAQIASFSQAERESYENSLKYYRDMNGVIETAREEGMAQGIQEGKRSLLLKQLSRRLGTIPDEIKVLLFQLEPELLDVLSEALFDLQSLEDLCNWLKNINN
- a CDS encoding transposase, with protein sequence MESIVKHAQGLVYSLLCLMPSVYQKASLNAILGLFLEAQGHPYPEHTQIKSASALSRFLNHYNWSTRGLIRATRQAILGQIAKHRPSKQVPLKILIDLTTLEKCGKFLHLSNPTKDEPDPWVRILNGKRGLHLVVLYLVYGEWRVPWSFRVWRGKGYPSPSELACKLLRTVPKQLTQGRTVIVLADTEFSTVKFFNAVRAKSWRIVVGVRNNRKLQDGRTVKQLYRHGKRGQQILLEGLTQPLTISWFWLKRADSKRELRFVVSSHPYSGAYLVMLGRKRWAIEGFFKTIKHRFGLHCFGQSTKLGVYRWLILSLLSYLLAHWIDQWSIPPILDWKATCDLTLSVLFPSVLWLKLLRYLQISADIAARHGFEIILKPIPT
- a CDS encoding DUF433 domain-containing protein — its product is MKEQDLLNRICASPRVMVGKPVIRGNRLSVEYILNLLAHGATVTEILDEYEGLVEADIRACLIK
- a CDS encoding addiction module antidote protein, whose translation is MAITTTRWNSAEHLKTEEDIQLYLEACLEEAGDAPNVIIHAFSVIARAKNMTQLAKESGLTREGLYKALSPDGNPSFATVTKVAKALGYKLTVQPVI